The Streptomyces sp. B3I8 nucleotide sequence CGTCGAAGCCAAACAATTCAAGACACATGCAAATGTTTGTGCAAGCCCAAAGCAACAAATCTTGACGAGAACAACCGCCGCGCGTACGTTCCGCAACGGTCACAGGTGCGTGAATTCGGCCTGGAAGCCTGCCCGTTGGAAGCTTCTCCCCACCTTCCTCGAGGAGTGCGCCGTGCACGGTACAAGATCTATTGTCATGCTCGGATCCAGAACGCGCGGGCGGCTGCTGTCGCTCCTCGCAGCCCTCGGGCTCGCCCTCGGCGCCCTGGTCGGCCTCCCCGGTGCGGCCCAGGCCGCCGGCTCACTGCCGTGTGACCTCTACGGCGACGCCGGCACACCGTGTGTCGCCGCGCACAGCACAGTGCGCGCCCTCTTCTCCTCGTACAACGGCCCGCTCTACCGGGTCACCCGCGTCTCGGACGGCGCCGCCACCGACATCGGGCTGCTGGCGCCGGGCGGTTACGCCGACGCCCAGCGCCAGGACACCTTCTGCGGCGGCACGAGCTGCCGCATCACCAAGATCTACGACCAGACCTCGCGCCACAACGACCTGAACCCCGGCCCCGCGGGCACCGCCGGCATGGGCGCGGACCGCGGCGCGGACGCGAGCGAACTCGCCGTCACCGCGGGCGGCCACAAGGTGTACGGCATCTTCACCTCGCCCGGCGTCGGCTACCGCTCCACCGGCGCCGCCTCCGGGGTCGCCGTCAACGGGCAGCCCGAGGGCGTCTACATGGTGGCCAGCGGTACCCACGTCGGCTCCGCCTGCTGCTTCGACTACGGCAACGCCGAGAGCACCCCGGCCGACACCGGCAACGGGCACATGGACGCCGTGTCCATCGCGACCACCTGCTACTTCGCGCCCTGCACCGGTTCCGGCCCCTGGGTCGAGGCCGACCTGGAGAACGGCATGTTCCAGGGCGACAACGGCTCCAACACCGCCAACCGCGGCAACAACAGCACGTACGTCACGGCCGTGCTCAAGAACAACGGGCAGACCCGGTACGCGCTCAAGGGCGGCAACTCGCAGTCCGGCGGGCTGACCACCTGGTGGGACGGCGGCCTGCCCACCCGCGGCGGCTACAAGCCCATGCAGCAGGAGGGCGGCATCATCCTGGGCACCGGCGGCGACAACAGCAACTGGAACATGGGCACCTTCTTCGAGGGCGCGATGGTCTCGGGCTACCCGACCGACGCCGTCGAGAACGCCGTCCAGGCGAACGTCGTCTCCGTCGGCTACTCCGGCCAGACCAGCGTGCCCAACGGCCCCCAGGGCACGGTCACCGGGCCCGGCGGCAAGTGCGTCGACGTGGCGGCCGACGACACCGGGGTGAACGGCGCCGCCGTGCAGCTCTGGGACTGCCAGTCCTACGCGGAGGACCAGCACTGGACCCACAACCCCGACGGCTCCCTCTCCACGATCGGCCGGTGCCTGGACGTCGTCGGCAACAGTTCGGCGAACGACGCCAAGCTGGAGCTGTACGACTGCAACGGGGTGGGCGGTCAGAAGTGGGTGCAGCAGGCGGACGGTTCGCTGCGCAACCCGCAGTCCGGCCGCTGCCTCGACTCGCCCAACGGCGCCACCGGCAACGGGACCCGGCTGCAGATCCACGACTGCAACGGCTCCGCCGCGCAGAAGTTCTCGGTGAACGCCGGCGCCCCGGTCGCCGGACCGGGCGGCAAGTGCGTCGACGTCGCCGCCGACGACACCGGGGTCAACGGCACCGCCGTCCAGCTCTGGGACTGCCAGACCTGGGCCGTCGACCAGCACTGGTACCACGCCTCCGACTCCTCGCTCCGCACGCTCGGCCGGTGCCTGGACATCGAGGGCAACGGCACGGCGAACGACGCCAAGCTGGAGCTGTACGACTGCAACGGGGTGGGCGGTCAGAAGTGGGTGCAGCAGGCGGACGGTTCGCTGCGCAACCCGCAGTCCGGCCGCTGCCTCGACTCGCCCAACGGGACCACGGGCAACGGGACCCGGCTGCAGATCCACGACTGCAACGGCTCCGCCGCGCAGAAGTTCGCACTGGGCTGACGGCCGCGGGTACGGCACGGGGGTACGGCACCGCTCGGGTGCCGTACCCCTCCGCGCGTTCAGCCGCCGGCCCCCGCGCGCACCGCCCGGCCCACCTTCGCCCGCAGCGCGACGAACGCGTCGCAGCCGCGGGTGGTGATCTGCTCTCGTTCCACGGGGAGTTCGACCGGGAGGTCGAGGACGACATGGGCGGCGGGACCGGGAGAGAGGACCACCACCCGGTCGCCCACGTAGACGCTCTCGTCGATGTCGTGGGTGACCAGGACCGTCGTCGTGCCCTCGGCGCGGTGCACCTCCCGCAGCAGATCCTCCAGGTCCTCCCGGGTCTGCGCGTCCAGGGAGCCGAACGGCTCGTCCAGCAGGAGCAGGGCCGGCCGGCACACCAACGCCCGTGCCAGCGCCACACGTTGCTGCATCCCGCCG carries:
- a CDS encoding arabinofuranosidase catalytic domain-containing protein, with amino-acid sequence MLGSRTRGRLLSLLAALGLALGALVGLPGAAQAAGSLPCDLYGDAGTPCVAAHSTVRALFSSYNGPLYRVTRVSDGAATDIGLLAPGGYADAQRQDTFCGGTSCRITKIYDQTSRHNDLNPGPAGTAGMGADRGADASELAVTAGGHKVYGIFTSPGVGYRSTGAASGVAVNGQPEGVYMVASGTHVGSACCFDYGNAESTPADTGNGHMDAVSIATTCYFAPCTGSGPWVEADLENGMFQGDNGSNTANRGNNSTYVTAVLKNNGQTRYALKGGNSQSGGLTTWWDGGLPTRGGYKPMQQEGGIILGTGGDNSNWNMGTFFEGAMVSGYPTDAVENAVQANVVSVGYSGQTSVPNGPQGTVTGPGGKCVDVAADDTGVNGAAVQLWDCQSYAEDQHWTHNPDGSLSTIGRCLDVVGNSSANDAKLELYDCNGVGGQKWVQQADGSLRNPQSGRCLDSPNGATGNGTRLQIHDCNGSAAQKFSVNAGAPVAGPGGKCVDVAADDTGVNGTAVQLWDCQTWAVDQHWYHASDSSLRTLGRCLDIEGNGTANDAKLELYDCNGVGGQKWVQQADGSLRNPQSGRCLDSPNGTTGNGTRLQIHDCNGSAAQKFALG